A single window of Colletes latitarsis isolate SP2378_abdomen chromosome 11, iyColLati1, whole genome shotgun sequence DNA harbors:
- the LOC143348267 gene encoding uncharacterized protein LOC143348267 isoform X5, which produces MFWSEPDEEEEALLCSPALMARRASESWIVAPPVEAMPAAATAISLQRKKSLPDVAQPIQLTATSPLSREEVSVLSSMRREEIRRQIDESERLRANPLLYLVSPQVKDWFSRQKLVMLVLFINISLALMFFKLLT; this is translated from the exons ATGTTCTGGTCGGAGCCCGACGAGGAGGAGGAGGCGCTACTATGCAGCCCTGCCCTCATGGCCAGGAGGGCCTCGGAGTCCTGGATCGTCGCACCTCCCGTGGAG GCGATGCCGGCGGCGGCGACAGCGATTTCCCTTCAACGAAAGAAGTCACTGCCGGATGTGGCGCAGCCCATTCAGCTGACAGCGACGTCGCCGCTATCCAGGGAGGAAGTCAGCGTCCTGAGCAGCATGAGGAGAGAGGAGATCCGCAGGCAGATCGACGAGAGCGAAaggctcagagccaatcctctaCTGTACTTGGTCAGCCCTCAGGTTAAA GACTGGTTCTCCCGGCAGAAGCTCGTGATGCTGGTGCTCTTCATTAACATATCCCTAGCCCTGATGTTCTTCAAGCTGCTGACGTAG